The Dermochelys coriacea isolate rDerCor1 chromosome 12, rDerCor1.pri.v4, whole genome shotgun sequence genome has a window encoding:
- the ADGRG3 gene encoding adhesion G protein-coupled receptor G3 isoform X3 has protein sequence MVNLLHSMKYSFMVTTLSLLPLLDCVRGQDKCQALQKETRGDSDPSCCDIGLTEGDLPVQLESAKKITSISSSCEELLQENNTFCSCVRDKIHSFWPDFEAYLTGKDVNESVIDIKRAKARVQNVRTSITHDLVFTLTPNEVPKELDTSVKGNVSNVKLPRGLFRSIHNETDYVKVAVLVLDIGQVGLFKDPDQTGTMLDNVMVSVKVGGRQITGLNDCVELTFSHGLLPQNMARQCVFWDTKKGRRGGWNTSGCLTELRDRETMCCCDHLTFFTLLMNPSLDNATAQMLFTIADVGCGISVVFSALTISLYFALRLAYKIFKSNDTAKIHVNLTSSLLLLNLAYLLNRRIFSLGHIGLCKGIGGFTHYSLLCCFTWMAIEAFQLYLLVIKVTNIYTQHYMVKLSLIGWGFPALVVTITGSMNSYGKHTIMDMANRTTVDLSLHIHLVHCPLLSKERCNHILLQQWQEWESHHRFPQLPVDPASLPGKGGASSEEFAQST, from the exons ATGGTGAATCTGCTGCACAGCATGAAATACTCCTTCATGGTGAcaaccctgagcctcctgccactGCTGG ACTGCGTCAGAGGACAAGACAAGTGCCAGG CTTTGCAGAAAGAAACCAGGGGGGACTCTGACCCCAGCTGCTGTGACATCGGCCTGACTGAAGGAGATTTGCCAGTACAGCTGGAGTCAGCCAAGAAAATCACAAGCATCTCTTCCTCGTGtgaggagctgctgcaggagaACAACACCTTCTGCAGCTGTGTGAGGGACAAGATCCACAG CTTCTGGCCTGACTTCGAGGCGTACCTCACCGGGAAGGATGTGAATGAGAGCGTCATAGATATAAAGAGGGCAAAGGCACGGGTCCAGAACGTGAGGACCTCCATCACCCACGATCTCGTCTTCACGCTCACGCCGAATGAG GTCCCCAAGGAGCTAGACACAAGTGTGAAGGGGAACGTGAGCAACGTAAAACTCCCCAGGGGACTATTTCGGTCCATTCACAATGAGACAGACTACGTCAAAGTGGCAGTGCTGGTGCTCGACATTGGACAAGTGGGCCTGTTTAAG GACCCTGACCAGACAGGCACCATGCTAGACAACGTCATGGTCAGTGTGAAAGTGGGAGGCAGGCAAATCACTGGACTCAATGACTGTGTAGAACTCACCTTCTCCCACGGACTACTGCCCCAG AACATGGCCCGACAGTGCGTCTTCTGGGACACCAAGAAAG GCAGGCGCGGAGGATGGAACACATCTGGCTGCCTCACCGAACTCAGAGACAGGGAGACCATGTGCTGCTGTGATCACCTGACCTTCTTCACCCTCTTAATG AATCCGTCCCTAGACAATGCCACAGCCCAGATGTTATTTACTATCGCAGATGTCGGCTGCGGGATTTCTGTGGTCTTCTCAGCCCTCACCATCAGCCTGTACTTTGCTCTAAG GTTGGCTTACAAAATATTCAAGTCCAATGACACGGCCAAGATCCACGTGAACCTTACGAGCAGCCTGCTCCTCCTGAACCTGGCCTATCTGCTGAACAGACGGATCTTCAGCCTGGGCCATATAGGGCTATGCAAGGGCATCGGAGGCTTCACCCACTACTCCCTGCTCTGCTGTTTCACCTGGATGGCCATTGAGGCCTTTCAACTCTACCTGTTGGTCATCAAAGTCACCAACATCTACACGCAGCACTACATGGTGAAGCTGTCCCTCATCGGCTGGG GCTTCCCTGCTCTCGTGGTCACCATCACAGGCAGCATGAACAGCTATGGAAAACACACCATTATGGATATGGCCAACCGGACCACCGTCGACCT GTCTCTTCATATTCATCTGGTTCACTGTCCTCTACTATCCAAAGAAAGGTGCAACCACATCCTCCTCCAGCAGTGGCAAGAATGGGAAAGTCatcaccgcttcccacagctacCTGTAGACCCAGCTTCTCTTCCAGGCAAAGGGGGGGCTAGTTCAGAGGAATTTGCCCAGTCCACATAG
- the ADGRG3 gene encoding adhesion G protein-coupled receptor G3 isoform X1, translated as MVNLLHSMKYSFMVTTLSLLPLLDCVRGQDKCQALQKETRGDSDPSCCDIGLTEGDLPVQLESAKKITSISSSCEELLQENNTFCSCVRDKIHSFWPDFEAYLTGKDVNESVIDIKRAKARVQNVRTSITHDLVFTLTPNEVPKELDTSVKGNVSNVKLPRGLFRSIHNETDYVKVAVLVLDIGQVGLFKDPDQTGTMLDNVMVSVKVGGRQITGLNDCVELTFSHGLLPQNMARQCVFWDTKKGRRGGWNTSGCLTELRDRETMCCCDHLTFFTLLMNPSLDNATAQMLFTIADVGCGISVVFSALTISLYFALRLAYKIFKSNDTAKIHVNLTSSLLLLNLAYLLNRRIFSLGHIGLCKGIGGFTHYSLLCCFTWMAIEAFQLYLLVIKVTNIYTQHYMVKLSLIGWGFPALVVTITGSMNSYGKHTIMDMANRTTVDLCWIDSAHLVVHYVTNCSYFGLILLFNTLVLVVVAWKLFSLQRATAGKEEKIEAWKGGLTVLGLSCLLGATWGLAFFTYGAMSVPAVYLFTVLNSLQGLFIFIWFTVLYYPKKGATTSSSSSGKNGKVITASHSYL; from the exons ATGGTGAATCTGCTGCACAGCATGAAATACTCCTTCATGGTGAcaaccctgagcctcctgccactGCTGG ACTGCGTCAGAGGACAAGACAAGTGCCAGG CTTTGCAGAAAGAAACCAGGGGGGACTCTGACCCCAGCTGCTGTGACATCGGCCTGACTGAAGGAGATTTGCCAGTACAGCTGGAGTCAGCCAAGAAAATCACAAGCATCTCTTCCTCGTGtgaggagctgctgcaggagaACAACACCTTCTGCAGCTGTGTGAGGGACAAGATCCACAG CTTCTGGCCTGACTTCGAGGCGTACCTCACCGGGAAGGATGTGAATGAGAGCGTCATAGATATAAAGAGGGCAAAGGCACGGGTCCAGAACGTGAGGACCTCCATCACCCACGATCTCGTCTTCACGCTCACGCCGAATGAG GTCCCCAAGGAGCTAGACACAAGTGTGAAGGGGAACGTGAGCAACGTAAAACTCCCCAGGGGACTATTTCGGTCCATTCACAATGAGACAGACTACGTCAAAGTGGCAGTGCTGGTGCTCGACATTGGACAAGTGGGCCTGTTTAAG GACCCTGACCAGACAGGCACCATGCTAGACAACGTCATGGTCAGTGTGAAAGTGGGAGGCAGGCAAATCACTGGACTCAATGACTGTGTAGAACTCACCTTCTCCCACGGACTACTGCCCCAG AACATGGCCCGACAGTGCGTCTTCTGGGACACCAAGAAAG GCAGGCGCGGAGGATGGAACACATCTGGCTGCCTCACCGAACTCAGAGACAGGGAGACCATGTGCTGCTGTGATCACCTGACCTTCTTCACCCTCTTAATG AATCCGTCCCTAGACAATGCCACAGCCCAGATGTTATTTACTATCGCAGATGTCGGCTGCGGGATTTCTGTGGTCTTCTCAGCCCTCACCATCAGCCTGTACTTTGCTCTAAG GTTGGCTTACAAAATATTCAAGTCCAATGACACGGCCAAGATCCACGTGAACCTTACGAGCAGCCTGCTCCTCCTGAACCTGGCCTATCTGCTGAACAGACGGATCTTCAGCCTGGGCCATATAGGGCTATGCAAGGGCATCGGAGGCTTCACCCACTACTCCCTGCTCTGCTGTTTCACCTGGATGGCCATTGAGGCCTTTCAACTCTACCTGTTGGTCATCAAAGTCACCAACATCTACACGCAGCACTACATGGTGAAGCTGTCCCTCATCGGCTGGG GCTTCCCTGCTCTCGTGGTCACCATCACAGGCAGCATGAACAGCTATGGAAAACACACCATTATGGATATGGCCAACCGGACCACCGTCGACCT GTGCTGGATAGACTCCGCTCACTTGGTGGTCCATTACGTCACCAACTGCAGCTACTTCGGCCTGATCCTCCTCTTCAACACCCTGGTCCTCGTGGTCGTAGCCTGGAAGCTGTTCAGCCTGCAGCGGGCCACAgcggggaaggaggagaaaatagaGGCCTGGAAGGGGGGCCTCACAGTGCTAGGCCTCTCCTGCCTGCTGGGAGCCACATGGGGGCTGGCCTTCTTCACCTACGGCGCCATGTCCGTGCCTGCAGTGTACCTCTTCACAGTACTGAACTCTCTCCAAG GTCTCTTCATATTCATCTGGTTCACTGTCCTCTACTATCCAAAGAAAGGTGCAACCACATCCTCCTCCAGCAGTGGCAAGAATGGGAAAGTCatcaccgcttcccacagctacCTGTAG
- the ADGRG3 gene encoding adhesion G protein-coupled receptor G3 isoform X2, translated as MVNLLHSMKYSFMVTTLSLLPLLDCVRGQDKCQALQKETRGDSDPSCCDIGLTEGDLPVQLESAKKITSISSSCEELLQENNTFCSCVRDKIHSFWPDFEAYLTGKDVNESVIDIKRAKARVQNVRTSITHDLVFTLTPNEVPKELDTSVKGNVSNVKLPRGLFRSIHNETDYVKVAVLVLDIGQVGLFKNMARQCVFWDTKKGRRGGWNTSGCLTELRDRETMCCCDHLTFFTLLMNPSLDNATAQMLFTIADVGCGISVVFSALTISLYFALRLAYKIFKSNDTAKIHVNLTSSLLLLNLAYLLNRRIFSLGHIGLCKGIGGFTHYSLLCCFTWMAIEAFQLYLLVIKVTNIYTQHYMVKLSLIGWGFPALVVTITGSMNSYGKHTIMDMANRTTVDLCWIDSAHLVVHYVTNCSYFGLILLFNTLVLVVVAWKLFSLQRATAGKEEKIEAWKGGLTVLGLSCLLGATWGLAFFTYGAMSVPAVYLFTVLNSLQGLFIFIWFTVLYYPKKGATTSSSSSGKNGKVITASHSYL; from the exons ATGGTGAATCTGCTGCACAGCATGAAATACTCCTTCATGGTGAcaaccctgagcctcctgccactGCTGG ACTGCGTCAGAGGACAAGACAAGTGCCAGG CTTTGCAGAAAGAAACCAGGGGGGACTCTGACCCCAGCTGCTGTGACATCGGCCTGACTGAAGGAGATTTGCCAGTACAGCTGGAGTCAGCCAAGAAAATCACAAGCATCTCTTCCTCGTGtgaggagctgctgcaggagaACAACACCTTCTGCAGCTGTGTGAGGGACAAGATCCACAG CTTCTGGCCTGACTTCGAGGCGTACCTCACCGGGAAGGATGTGAATGAGAGCGTCATAGATATAAAGAGGGCAAAGGCACGGGTCCAGAACGTGAGGACCTCCATCACCCACGATCTCGTCTTCACGCTCACGCCGAATGAG GTCCCCAAGGAGCTAGACACAAGTGTGAAGGGGAACGTGAGCAACGTAAAACTCCCCAGGGGACTATTTCGGTCCATTCACAATGAGACAGACTACGTCAAAGTGGCAGTGCTGGTGCTCGACATTGGACAAGTGGGCCTGTTTAAG AACATGGCCCGACAGTGCGTCTTCTGGGACACCAAGAAAG GCAGGCGCGGAGGATGGAACACATCTGGCTGCCTCACCGAACTCAGAGACAGGGAGACCATGTGCTGCTGTGATCACCTGACCTTCTTCACCCTCTTAATG AATCCGTCCCTAGACAATGCCACAGCCCAGATGTTATTTACTATCGCAGATGTCGGCTGCGGGATTTCTGTGGTCTTCTCAGCCCTCACCATCAGCCTGTACTTTGCTCTAAG GTTGGCTTACAAAATATTCAAGTCCAATGACACGGCCAAGATCCACGTGAACCTTACGAGCAGCCTGCTCCTCCTGAACCTGGCCTATCTGCTGAACAGACGGATCTTCAGCCTGGGCCATATAGGGCTATGCAAGGGCATCGGAGGCTTCACCCACTACTCCCTGCTCTGCTGTTTCACCTGGATGGCCATTGAGGCCTTTCAACTCTACCTGTTGGTCATCAAAGTCACCAACATCTACACGCAGCACTACATGGTGAAGCTGTCCCTCATCGGCTGGG GCTTCCCTGCTCTCGTGGTCACCATCACAGGCAGCATGAACAGCTATGGAAAACACACCATTATGGATATGGCCAACCGGACCACCGTCGACCT GTGCTGGATAGACTCCGCTCACTTGGTGGTCCATTACGTCACCAACTGCAGCTACTTCGGCCTGATCCTCCTCTTCAACACCCTGGTCCTCGTGGTCGTAGCCTGGAAGCTGTTCAGCCTGCAGCGGGCCACAgcggggaaggaggagaaaatagaGGCCTGGAAGGGGGGCCTCACAGTGCTAGGCCTCTCCTGCCTGCTGGGAGCCACATGGGGGCTGGCCTTCTTCACCTACGGCGCCATGTCCGTGCCTGCAGTGTACCTCTTCACAGTACTGAACTCTCTCCAAG GTCTCTTCATATTCATCTGGTTCACTGTCCTCTACTATCCAAAGAAAGGTGCAACCACATCCTCCTCCAGCAGTGGCAAGAATGGGAAAGTCatcaccgcttcccacagctacCTGTAG
- the ADGRG1 gene encoding adhesion G-protein coupled receptor G1 yields MMDRLLLALLFLLQGVNGSSHHAEDFRFCGERRQIKKSRIMYQMQSENITIENSAETLKIGAPFPNLENYTLPDNLGNYRFCLYWYQRDRIFNLTYGRNNYTLSTEANPSFEFSTLDKLQNKSGVSVLFNVSYAYGKDLRNTSLSNADVYFFSVRDISKVHAIEEQLRNLANYMKNPNKPTGRKTNARIPYERLLHLESDLGQVAFEGENKTFGTSTVRATVLKIGSSKVSQDLPFMSELEEGREVHRFAVNLPSIVFAKAKGRRKSAERRVLLIDINSQALFQDQNSSRVLGKKVIGITVGNTPVSGLPQDVVLKFFHDQLPRNVTPRCVFWDVDSSHGHGSWKSDGCKTETGNGQTVCRCNHLTYFAVLMMSSPGIDYIHKEYLMIITYVGCIISAVASLFTIIIFCCSRRKHRDGTINIYIHMNLLGAIFLLDVSFLITEHLASIGSEAACKAGGMFLHLSLLCCLTWMGIEGYNLYRLVVEVFNTYVEHFIFKLCMVGWGLPIFIVGVIFLADKTNYGPFHIEVFESLEKSTNATICWITAPLIHNIVNLGIFSLMFLFNLVMLGAMVWEILRQRKRGHKLKHTLVLLGLSLVLGIPWGLAFFSFSSGSFRLVVIYLFTIINTLQGFLIFLWYWTMMRQVRKSKSYPSPNSSDSTTMPFSTGRTSTD; encoded by the exons GGGTCAACGGAAGCAGCCACCATGCTGAAGATTTCCGATTCTGTGGCgaaagaaggcaaataaagaaaaGCCGTATTATGTATCAGATGCAGTCAGAGAACATCACCATTGAGAACAGTGCTGAGACACTGAAAATAGGTGCGCCATTCCCAAACCTTGAAAACTACACTTTACCGGACAACTTGGGGAACTACCGCTTCTGCCTCTACTGGTACCAAAGGGACAGGATTTTCAACCTCACGTATGGCAGAAACAACTACACGCTGAGTACTGAGGCGAACCCTTCCTTCGAGTTTTCAACCCTGGACAAACTGCAGAATAAAAGTGGGGTTTCTGTGCTTTTCAACGTGTCCTACGCCTACGGCAAAGACCTGCGGAACACCTCCCTCAGCAACGCTGATGTTTACTTCTTCTCCGTCCGTG ACATCAGCAAGGTGCATGCGATTGAAGAACAATTAAGGAATTTAGCAAACTACATGAAGAATCCCAATAAACCCACTGGAAGAAAGACCAATGCCAGAATACCATATGA GAGACTTCTGCATTTGGAATCGGACCTGGGACAGGTGGCGTTTGAAGGGGAGAACAAGACTTTTGGGACGAGTACAGTGCGTGCGACTGTTTTGAAGATAGGATCCAGCAAAGTCTCTCAGGATCTGCCCTTCATGTCTGAATTGGAG GAGGGCAGAGAGGTCCATAGGTTTGCGGTGAATCTGCCGAGCATCGTCTTTGCAAAGGCAAAGGGCAGGAGGAAGAGCGCTGAGAGGCGAGTGCTCCTGATAGATATCAACAGCCAGGCCCTTTTCCAG GACCAGAACAGCAGCAGGGTGCTCGGTAAAAAGGTGATTGGCATCACCGTGGGGAACACCCCTGTATCAGGCCTCCCCCAGGACGTGGTCCTCAAATTCTTTCATGACCAGCTACCG AGAAACGTGACTCCACGGTGCGTGTTCTGGGATGTGGACTCCAGCC ATGGCCACGGCAGCTGGAAAAGTGATGGCTGTAAAACAGAGACGGGTAATGGCCAGACGGTCTGCCGTTGCAACCACCTCACCTATTTTGCTGTGCTGATG ATGTCCTCTCCGGGGATAGATTACATCCACAAGGAGTACCTGATGATTATCACCTACGTTGGCTGCATTATCTCAGCTGTGGCTTCCCTCTTCACCATCATCATCTTCTGCTGCTCCAG gAGGAAGCACAGAGACGGCACCATAAACATCTACATTCACATGAACCTGCTGGGGGCCATCTTCCTGCTGGATGTGAGCTTCCTCATCACTGAGCACTTGGCCTCCATCGGCAGCGAGGCAGCCTGCAAAGCCGGCGGCATGTTCCTGCACCtatctctgctctgctgcctgaCCTGGATGGGCATTGAGGGCTACAATCTCTACAGGCTGGTGGTGGAGGTCTTCAACACCTATGTGGAGCACTTCATTTTCAAGCTCTGCATGGTGGGCTGGG GACTTCCCATCTTTATTGTGGGTGTGATCTTCCTGGCGGATAAGACAAATTATGGACCATTCCACATTGAAGTATTTGAATCCCTTGAGAAATCCACCAATGCAACCAT atgCTGGATCACAGCCCCCCTGATCCATAACATAGTCAATCTGGGCATCTTCAGCCTGATGTTCCTCTTCAACTTGGTCATGCTGGGAGCCATGGTGTGGGAGatcctgaggcagaggaagagaggCCACAAGCTTAAGCACACCCTGGTGCTCCTCGGTCTGAGCCTTGTGCTGGGCATCCCCTGGGGACTGGCGTTCTTCTCCTTTTCCTCGGGATCGTTCCGGCTAGTCGTCATCTACCTCTTCACCATCATCAACACTTTGCAAG GCTTCCTCATCTTCCTTTGGTACTGGACAATGATGAGGCAGGTCAGAAAGTCGAAGTCCTACCCCTCACCGAATAGCTCTGATAGCACCACGATGCCTTTCAGCACCGGCCGCACGAGCACAGACTGA